One Glycine max cultivar Williams 82 chromosome 1, Glycine_max_v4.0, whole genome shotgun sequence genomic window, AGAAGGATCACCATTAATGAATAAACAACTGGATGATTAAGAAACATACACAAATCAATTGGAGAAACAAATGGGTCATGAAATACTGTACgcaatttacaaatatataatttattaatcctTTTGCTTCATTGAATCAGTCTCACTAAAACCACATGATTCTTTAATCATATGTAATATATAATGCCCTAAATCAAGGGTacattgattattaattaatagttacgtaattaattacatatattCTGGAGAGTCCCATAAAGATTCATGCTGTATTTCTTCCCATCCACTCAACTCCAAagcataatcatcatcatcagaagGCAGCATCATCATAGAGTGATCATCGAAACCAAACCTGAGTGCCTCTGCCATTTGCACCATCCACATCTTTGGTGAGTCCAATGGGGACTCATTGATGGCCTGAATTTGTGTGGGTGAGAGTCCCACTCTCACAGGAACCACACTACCCTTAATAATGTTATTGTCATTGACACATCCTTGATGATTGTTAATAGGTGACATTGTTGGTGATATTCTGAACATCACCGCCGCTTGTTGTGCTGCCACTTGGACATCTTCGGGTTTCGAACTCGTTGGACGTGGCAGCGTCTCAACTAATTCGGGGAAATTGAGTCTTGCAGCTCGTCCCCGAAGGTGTAACGCTGCCACGTCATATGCTGCTGCAGCCATCTCTGGTGACTCATAGCTCCCTAACCATATTCTGCTCTTCTTTCCAGGCTCACGGATTTCGGACACCCATTTGCCCCATTTTCGCTGACGAACTCCACGATACGATGATGTTgccgttgttgttgttggggctATCACATGACATTCTTGCATGGTGTTTCTTCTTGTTGTTTCTTGATCCATAAAGAATGAATGAAGAGAGTTTGGTGAGAGTGAGGGAGTGATGTGATGATACTATATAGTATGTGTAAGACTAAGGTCGAgaaatcaaagggagaagaggtAAGGTTCGTCGTAGCTACACGTAAGTGGGGAACATGCTGTCAGTGAGAGAGCAATGGGGCACGCTACGTTTACTACtgtacccttttttttttttgcattattgAATCTCTGTGATGTCACGCCAACGACTAGGATTTATTTAAATGTTgccattaattaataaattcttctctagtttcccattgtagtatttaatttcttattgttatttttttaaatggtgattgacgttaattttttttcatctttgcaggttttttcttttcttttttaaagaagGACATCGTATAGTCCAAGCTTGTTGTCAAAGGCTGATCAAAGTGTTGGTGAGTGTAAATGAAGTTATGGGCTACGTggcacaaaagaagaaaaataaagtgaatGAAGCTAAACAGAAAAGTAAGTGGTGGTAGCTAGTAGATTAAAATTCGACTTACAAAATGAAGGTGGAAgcaatttttattatgttaaccTTATTAAGTGAAATTTTGCGGATGCTATCCCGGCCTGGTCCCAATAAAACTCAATTAGTTTTTAATAGCCCTTTTTGCTTGTGTTGAGTTTGAATGACCTATGATATCCAGGCATATTATCCCCTTCAGCTTCTATATAATCCAATAGTTAACAACTCATAAAAGAAATCCACTagttaagaatatatatattattcgtCTGATCTAAGGTACGTTTGTTTTAAGCTTAAATTAACAGCTTACATTCCAGCATGCATGCACATTTTCActgtaaaatatattatatataataaattaagtgACTTCATCACATTTTTCTCTTATCTGAAATTAATAATCtcctttttaaatttgaaattatgaataataagtttatatatttatatataaaaggaatACAAAACCaagcaagtaaaaaaaaaatatttttgtttattatgatGTACATTTGCACTAAAAGTAAAATGCCGGTGCCAGGTTGCTATATTTACCTACCACCAAACCCACATGCATGGTGGTTATGGTTAtactttaatttcttcttctagaattaatatataaactttttcacTGCCAAGTTATAGTCAATCGCTGAATTAGTATTAGCAGATAATCATTACCTCCCAACAATAACAGCTGTTAAAACTCGTTTTTAAGACTTGGGCATAAGTTTTATATTTCTGTTAGATTAATCTTTTTTCACTAAATAACATTAAagcaca contains:
- the LOC100788567 gene encoding ethylene-responsive transcription factor ERF022, which encodes MDQETTRRNTMQECHVIAPTTTTATSSYRGVRQRKWGKWVSEIREPGKKSRIWLGSYESPEMAAAAYDVAALHLRGRAARLNFPELVETLPRPTSSKPEDVQVAAQQAAVMFRISPTMSPINNHQGCVNDNNIIKGSVVPVRVGLSPTQIQAINESPLDSPKMWMVQMAEALRFGFDDHSMMMLPSDDDDYALELSGWEEIQHESLWDSPEYM